From a single Nematostella vectensis chromosome 3, jaNemVect1.1, whole genome shotgun sequence genomic region:
- the LOC116614197 gene encoding glycine-rich RNA-binding protein blt801 yields the protein MAEHRCYIGNLSYSVDEQALEEKFHDCNVVDVRVITDRETGRPRGFGFVTFGSEEDADKAIKEFDGQDLDGRPMKVNKAQNRNERGGGGSQGGGYRSGGGGYGGSSRGGYGGGRGGGGYGGGRGGGGGYGGGRRDYGGGSKGGGYDRNSYY from the exons ATGGCCGAACACAGATGCTACATCGGAAATCTTTCTTACAGTGTCGACGAGCAAGCCCTAGAGGAAAAGTTCCATGATTGTAACGTTGTAGATG TCAGAGTAAtaacagacagggagaccggGAGACCTAGAGGATTCGGATTTGTCACATTTGGAAGCGAAGAAGACGCGGATAAAGCCATTAAAGAATTTGACGGACAG GATTTAGATGGACGTCCCATGAAAGTAAACAAGGCACAAAACCGTAATGAGcgtggaggaggaggaagcCAAGGAGGTGGCTACAGAAGTGGTGGTGGCGGCTATGGTGGCAGCAGCAGAGGGGGCTACGGTGGTGGCCGTGGAGGAGGTGGATATGGTGGCGgccgtggtggtggtggtggctaTGGCGGTGGCAGACGCGACTATGGAGGTGGTAGCAAGGGTGGTGGCTATGACAGGAATTCATATTACTAG